In Mucilaginibacter sp. KACC 22063, the genomic stretch TTTTGACGGATGCTGACGAAGAGCGCGAACTTGCCATTGTGTTTTTAGATATACGCAATTTTACCTCTTTAATGGAATCACAGGCTTCAACAGAGATCATCAATGTTGTGCGCAGATTATTTACCGCTTTTAACCAGATTATTGATAATTTTAAAGGCAAGGTAGTTGAAACAGCAGGCGATAGTTTATATGCCGTGTTTGGTTTAACCACAGCCATTAAAGAAGCGGTAGGCAATGCTTATAATGCTACCAAAATGATTTTTGAAACCATTAACTGGTTTAATATTGTTTATGCAGTTCCGCAGTATGGCTATCCGCTAAATATTGGCACCGGCCTGCATACAGGTAAGGTATTGGTAGGAAATTTCAGCCTGGACGAAAACAACAAACTTTCGGTTATGGGCCTGCCTGTAAACATTGCTTCAAGGCTACAGGCGCAAACTAAAGAGCTGAACAATGATATGATCGTTTCTGAAGAGGCCTACTCATTATTGGAAGTAGAGGATCAGTTACATGAAAAGCGGACTATCTCTTTGAAAGGGTTATCTTTCAAACAAACAGTCCGCCTGGCGGGTAAACCATATTTTGCTGCGATCAGCAACCAAAGAAGCGACTTTGATTACCTGCTGGCTATTTCAGGTTAAGATCATATTAATTATGCTGAAAACAACTGTGGCTTGCGTTTAAACGTTTCCCACAAAAACTCGCCGTAAATAGTATTGGCCCATGCAAACCAGCTACGGCTGAAGTTTGCTGCATTATCTTTATTAAACGATTCGTGCATAAAGCCTTTATCTGCATGCGAACGTTTCAGCATGGCTAAACACATTTTGATCTCTGCATCGTCATTACTGGTTAAGCCACGGGCAATGATACTCAATGGCCAAACCATATCAGGTTTGCCTACGTGGGGGCCACCAATACCTTCTGCCACTTTACCTTTGTAGAAGTAAGGGTTTGAATCTGATAACACAAACTTACGCGTATTTTGATATATCGGATCATTCACGCTAACCGCATCCAGATATGGTAAGGCAAGCAAGCTTGGAATGTTAGCATCGTCCATCAGGTTATGGTTACCAAATCCATCTACTTCAAAAGCATAGATCTGCCCGAACTTAGGATGATGATAGATGGCATGTTGTTTTAAAGCGGCTTCAACTTCGCCAGCTAATGCCGATAATTCTGAAGCAAGCTGATGATCACCACTGATGGTCTTCACCATTTCTGAAGCTTGCTTAAGGCTCACTACCGCAAAGAAGTTTGATGGTACCAGGAATGGGAATATGGTAGCATCATCACTTGGACGGAACATGGAACAGATTAAACCATTTGGCTTAACAGGGAAACCATAACCGTCACCAGGTAAGGTATCGGTAGGTTTGGATGTTTCGCGCTGGAAGTGATAACTGCCCGGTCCGTTTTTACGTTGCTGCTCTTTAAACGTTTTTAAGATAGTAGCCACGGCACTTTTCCATTCTGTGGTAAATGGTTGGGTATCGCCGGTTTGTTTCCAATAACCGTAAGCTAAACGAATGGTATAGCAAAGCGAATCAATCTCCCATTTACGCTCGTGTACGCCAGGTTTCATATCTGTATGGTCCGACTTCCATTCGCTTACTTTGCTACCATCTTTATAAAAAGCATTGGCATAAGCATCTTTTAAAACATAGGTAGTCTGGCGATTGATAACACCTGCAATCAATTCACGCAGTTTGGCATCGCTTTTTACAAATGTAATGTAAGGCCATACCTGTGCACAACTATCGCGCAGCCACATCGCATCAATATCGCCGGTGATTACATAAGTATCCGGCTTACCATTTACCATTTCATGAAAAACGGTAGTATCCAAAGTATTGGGGAAGCAGTTTTCAAATAGCCAGGTTTGCTCAGTATCCTTTACGCCTGCTTTAAATTGCTTAATAGCGCTTTCTATGGCTTCGCTTCTGAAATGGCGTTTAGCAGCAGGCACCCTTACCACCGGGTATGGATCTGCCATACTGGCCAACCCGGTTTTTGATAACAGCACACCAGCCGATAATAAGCCTGTATTTTGTAAAAACTTACGTCTGTGCATCATAAAATTTATAATTGGTTTTGAGTTACTTACTTATTTGTATATTCTGATCGTTAACGTTCCAGCCTTTGATATTTAACAGCATATTCTGATTGCCCGACTGCGGATAATCTATGGTTACAGTTTTGGTTTCTCCAGGCAATACCGACAAATAGTTATCACTTGCAAAAGCCGGTAATATGCGTTGTTTAGTTTCTGCGTTTATTAATGCCAGGCGATTAAAAAATGCCACAGGTGCATTATCAGGGTTACTTAAAGTCACCTGCACCTTTCCGGCAGAAAGTTGTTTAGCAGATACATTTAAAGCCGCCTTATGCATTTTTTGCAGGCCGGAGTATTCGCCATCGTTATTAGGCAGCCAGTAAAGGTTACTGCTCATCACTTTCTTATTAGTATTGAGCAATTCCAGGTTCAAAAACAACCCTTGCTTTTGGCGTAACGCATCAATCTGTTTTTTAAGCGTTAAAAACTTTTGGGTTGATGATGGACCGATTGAAATAAACACCTGCGTTAATACCGAATCCTTGCCAGCCATGTCATAGGTTTTTACTACCAGCATCAGGTTACGTACCGTTTTAAAGGTGTTGTTGATCCCAGTGATCATGCCATCAACCGGATTGTAGGCAATGTGCAGCGGCTGGCTGCCTTTGCGCAAACCATAAAGGCAGGCATTGGGGTCAAGGTAATAATCATACATCTGGCCACGCATAGCTGTCCAAGGGTTTTGTGTTTTCCAGATAATACTGCCAGTATACCATTCCCACATGTGTGAGCTGAAACCTTCCATCAATGCACGGTACTGGTCGTAGTTTACCAATTGCGCTTTCATGGCAAAATCTTTTACTGACTCTGGGTCGCCGTATGGCTTCAGGAATTCATTATAACCAACCCCTTTGTATTTGTGGTAGTCCCAAATAGAATCAACATCCTCGCCTTTTGAAGTATACTT encodes the following:
- a CDS encoding adenylate/guanylate cyclase domain-containing protein codes for the protein MENNSITTYSTGKQGTVPDANLASSLCQELKATDTDCPEIFKSVKVLTDADEERELAIVFLDIRNFTSLMESQASTEIINVVRRLFTAFNQIIDNFKGKVVETAGDSLYAVFGLTTAIKEAVGNAYNATKMIFETINWFNIVYAVPQYGYPLNIGTGLHTGKVLVGNFSLDENNKLSVMGLPVNIASRLQAQTKELNNDMIVSEEAYSLLEVEDQLHEKRTISLKGLSFKQTVRLAGKPYFAAISNQRSDFDYLLAISG
- a CDS encoding glycoside hydrolase family 125 protein, which encodes MHRRKFLQNTGLLSAGVLLSKTGLASMADPYPVVRVPAAKRHFRSEAIESAIKQFKAGVKDTEQTWLFENCFPNTLDTTVFHEMVNGKPDTYVITGDIDAMWLRDSCAQVWPYITFVKSDAKLRELIAGVINRQTTYVLKDAYANAFYKDGSKVSEWKSDHTDMKPGVHERKWEIDSLCYTIRLAYGYWKQTGDTQPFTTEWKSAVATILKTFKEQQRKNGPGSYHFQRETSKPTDTLPGDGYGFPVKPNGLICSMFRPSDDATIFPFLVPSNFFAVVSLKQASEMVKTISGDHQLASELSALAGEVEAALKQHAIYHHPKFGQIYAFEVDGFGNHNLMDDANIPSLLALPYLDAVSVNDPIYQNTRKFVLSDSNPYFYKGKVAEGIGGPHVGKPDMVWPLSIIARGLTSNDDAEIKMCLAMLKRSHADKGFMHESFNKDNAANFSRSWFAWANTIYGEFLWETFKRKPQLFSA